gGGGGACAAGGTGATCACCTTAGCTCATAAAACCAAGGTATCACCTTAGTGAGTGACAAATGGGAAAAAAAGGGGGCTGGGGGTCCAAGGATTAGCTTGACCCATAAAGCTTATGCTTTACCTCAAAAGGGCAAAGAAGGGGAGGGGGGCTAAGGTCTCACCTTAGTATACAAAGTTGAGGTCTGCCTTAGTAGAGAAGGTCAAGTTCTCAATTCAACAGAAAAGGGTTGACCTCAGCTCAAGGAAACTAGGTTCCATCTCAAGCTAAAGATGTAACAACCCAggaaatattcatattcaaatattaaagagagaggaaaatagatacagaaacaaaaggaggcgaTAGactcgtcgatgacattgcattttggagataatattaaataatcataattttagaaaattaccaagcttcgtcgacaaacacaaggtctcgtcaacgaaggtcttcagaatttcgtcgacaaacatagggtttcgtcgatgagaaaataccgagaggggttctgagacaacctgaatttcgttgacgactacagggtctcgtcgacgaaatttgtgaaggactcgtcgacgaagaacgggctcgtcaacgaaatctccTGTTTTATATATACGAGAATCcgggaattatttcatttttaataaatctctctctctctacgactctctctcccttctctcttcgtttccggccccaccagtcgccggatcgatgatccgaagctaccacgatgctcctggtggaattctctacaagtttgctggagcggatcgtcgagaaaacgaagttggatttcatcccaaattcagggtaaggtcttttattgagtttttgactttctgacagttataggaaatgatgtagactaagaaatactgatattttgttctgagacattgtgttttcaggacgttgagttaggaatcctgcgagTATAGAGttagatttttataggggcttttcaaagttgaggtaagggaaatatgctatgttaggagtttttgtaatgatattagagattttatagatgcaTAACTCTACCATTTTACCATACAGAATTCtcagaatatgaatttgaaatagcatttgttttagaatatgagtttaaatgattgtgtggcctaagtgattttcatgagatgaggcaatttatatagctttaataatatacatatcatactatacggaatgcatggaagtagacagtatgtacagtttatatggtttttctcaatatacgaaattatacagaatatacagatgtatatatatatatatatatatatatatatatattcacagagattatatagaGAATGTACATGCTTTTACAgttttatacatatacaattatatataaatatgtttacaattttacagtatatgatgattatagtatgatattaccagtatgaaaagtagaaaaacagacgatacaatatgttttaaattgtgaaagaaagatatgttttacaaatgattattacattgcagttcaattattatttttttaaaagtatccttaacttagttgtcacacactagtgataacatatttttacttactgagcgtcgactcaccccattattctaacatttttcaggtgagccagtgaggcgagcagatcaggctcgcgaatagagtgtagctcaaatcaccctggttataaggtgagtttttgtcagagtggtgtatgtttttggatagatgacactggagggacatttttgtatggtctgtatattctgcattctagtattgtacagtttatgtataaatggttttatgatttgtgtttctgctgcgtaggaatgtttattgtgtatatttttttaaaaaaatgataagaattttgaggtcgttacaaaagAATTGAGGTTTTACCTCGGCCAATTATGCTTTGGCTTATTGGGTTGTACTTTAAGAATTGACCTTATGAAAACTTTGCTCATATGTACTCTCAAGCTCTATAGTGTTATAAATGATACCTTAATTTAAAAAACCAAAAGTTGGAATATTGCCCTACAAATTTTTCTACAATTTATCACGAGGAAATTAAAGGAGAAAGCAAATGGATTGAAACCTTTGTAACTGATATAACTTCCTTTAAGTTAATGTGAAGCCTTAATGGTAAATGTACTTATTCCTTAAGAGGCCTTGCCTATAGTATGAGGAGTGGAAGGTAAACCTAGGGACATAGACATCACACTCTACTTTTGATGTTGTCACTTGTAGTCTCTTCTCTCCTTTGGCTTAGACATGAGAGTGTTTCCCTATAGCACACGCCCTAAGCACTCTAAGATCTGTCTTTTCTTTCTTTGCAAACATTCAACAAAGTGGTCCTTTAATTTTTTATGACAACAATCATTATCATAATCATCATTAGTATTGTAACATATTATCATCTTATAACTTTATAAGATATAGTGATATTAGTTTAGTATGATAAAAATAGCTCACAATTAGTGATGATCATATCACTCAATCTCAAACTCATGTACAAGGGACTTATATCTTGAAGCAGTTCTATTAGAAGTTGGTCCAATGCCCATTTATCATCCAAATATTAATGTTATATAATTAGACTCTCGTCATTTGTACCAAATTTAAGATGATTAAAATGTtccataatctctctctctccctatgccTTTAGTACTTGATTGTAtactttttagatttttttttttttttacaaatttcatgTTTTATTGCCCTAGGCATGATACATGTGACTTATAAGCAAAAAAGATGGAATGAGGCCTCCGGGCATAAGTTCAGGTGGTAAGGACGTTCACCAAACAACCTTGGACAAAGGTGAAGTCTGGGgttctaaaaaattatttttattgtgaCGATCCTCCCTCTCCTATAGTTTGAGGGGCCCTTTTATAAAGATGTTGTAAAGtgtctaaaaatatttaaaatgacttaaatgaaaataattttttagaaaaataattagtGCTTTTATAATTCTATAATATTTGAAAACACTAAGGTAATAATGAAATAAGATAATTTGTTAGAAAAAatctcttttttaatttttaatttttaattttttaataaaattaaaattatttttttttgaaattttttttaaaaaatatccatTAGATATGTTGTACCAAATATTAATCTCACTTTTATATGACAAATATTAATTATGCTATTTATCTCTTAGCAAAATTATTTTATACGAAGGTGAATTGACCTATTTTATCTTACCATATCTATTGTTGCTGCATATGTGGTGAAATAAGTTTTTTTCTTTAGTCTGGTCACGTGCCAAAGCTTGATGGTAGGGTTTATGAATGCCAAAGCTTGATGGTAGGGTTTAtgaagggttagggttttggagaATTTGGCACTAAATTTGCGTTTTCAAGTTTCAACTTTCTAATGCCCCTATTGGACGGTTTACGGGTCATAGATTAGGCGGCTAGGGTTTTGAAACCAACTCGACTCTTCTGCGCCTCAATGCTTCTCCGtctttagggtttacaatttgtATATAATACTAAAAACCCTGATAAACCCGTGTTACTTTCCTAAGTCCCAAACTCAATCTGGGTTTGTTCAATTTTCCTCTGCGAAATCCTGTTTAAGCCCAACACTTACATTTGGTATTCTTGATTATTCTCCCACTGCGCTTCGAGAGACCCATCATTGAGGTTTGTTGATCGACCATTGCTCTTTTTCTAGTTCAATCTTCGTTGGAGTTTTCTTGAAACatttcctgtttttttttttttttggttttcttccGACCTATTCATCTGTAGTCATAGTCTTAACCAAAATTATACAATTGGTTTCAGTCTCAAGGCCTCTAATCCACTAGACATGAGTTTTCCAGATCCTCCGCCGCCGTTTTTCCCACTGCCGTTTGCAGGCGGTGAAGGGGTTGGTTTTTGGCCTCAATTTCCAATGAATAACGAACAAAATCACTCGCACTCGCAATTCGATTACCCTTCTCCTCATAAGAGGCCCAAAAATTCAGATGATAACGCAGCGAATTCGATGACTTACCCTCCCGTGAATCCAAGAACACACCTTTCAAACCCACCTGTCAATAAAGGAACGACCAACATCTTTTTCAAGACACGAATGTGCTCCAAATTCATAATTGGCACCTGTCGAAATGGGGAGAATTGCAAATTTGCTCATGGTGATGAAGATATGCGAAAACCCCCGGACAATTGGCAAGAACTTGTATCTGGGCGATCAGAGGATCGAGGCACTGGGAATTGGGATGACGATCAGAGAATAATCCATCGGATGAAGCTGTGCAAGAAGTTCTATAATGGGGAAGAGTGCCCATATGGGGACAGGTGCAATTTTCTTCATGAAGATCCATCGAAGTTCAGGAATGATGCGGGAAGATTCAGAGAGAGCTCAGCGATTAGCATTGGAACTACTGGACCTCCAGTTGTCACTGAGTGTGGGTCTGATCAACCGGAAGTTAACAAGCCTGTGACTGGGGGTTTAGATGCTTTCCGAGTGAATACGAAGCCCGTGTATTGGAAAACAAAGCTATGTACTAAGTTTGAGACTACAGGTCAATGCCCCTTTGGTGAGAAATGTCACTTTGCTCATGGGCAAGCAGGTATGTTATTTGTGCTTAATCTCAGTTGTTCTTATTATATGTTTACTCACTAGGTATTGTTGCTTTTGATGAGCATAATTTCATGTTCTAATGTGGCCGTGGGATCAGCCATGGTTAATATTTTTGGAGATTACATGAATAATTGGGATCATATTACGTTGAAAATGGTGAAAACATAATTTTTGGTTTATCTCGTAGGGTAGTGAATTGAGGAGTCAGTCTTCCTGTGTTCTTTAGAAACTTGAGAAATCTTCAGTGAGATGATTATTTATCACAAAATTTTGGATCAACAAATTTCCAATCTTATGACAGACTCTTTGTTAGAACTAATCCCTTTTCCCTTAAGCCTTTGATCCCAGAACACTTATCTGTAATTTGATTTTGTTACTCCAGAAGATAGGAGCAACACTTTCCTTCCCTCTCTTGGATGTAATACCTCATAAAATACACTTAGGTGCTTGATGATCCTTTCCTTTCTCATAGTCATGATCTAGACTTCTTtattaatatacttagtttgggAACTTTCAAGGAAATGCGAATGTTTTGTATTGAACGTCACAGGATATTAACTTTTACCACCCTGCAAGAGCATTATTGGCAAATCAATACTGTAGATGTGGTTTTCTTGTGTGGTGAATGACTGTCCATTCTATTCTATTGCTAATTTGCTATTCTATTGCAGAAATTGGATTTGACAGCATAAATCATAAGATCTCCATATATCAATGAAGTAATATTTGGTTGAgtttctaatatttatatcatgaATAGATTTGGTTTGTTTGTGCATTTGTTATAATCTATGTGCAATTTCCATGCTTTGTGATTTCAAAAACTGTGAAAATTGCATTGGTGCAATTTGTCACTAGTATTAACTTGTTATAAGGATGATAAACATGCTAATCATTTGCACTGTGATTTTGTTTTTCTGCCATATTCTACCTCTAAATTCATTATTTTCTGGCTATTTCTTCTGTCAGAGTTACAAATGTCTGGTGGGCGTGCTCAAGGTGAAACAGGGAGTGCAAGCTCCATTTCTGCAAAGCCGATACCTCTTCCCATCATTGATATATCTCCTGCAAATACCGGGACTGAGGTGTTCATAAAGGAAGAAGAGCAGGGTAAAAAGTGCTTCGCGAAGTTCAAAGGACCTAAAAAGATTAACCGCATATATGCTGATTGGCTTGATGATCTGCCTCTAGTGCACAGTTTTCCGAGTAAATTGGAGACCTGAGTTAGCAGTTCCTAGCCTGAAGTTTTGACACCACCATTTTCAATTGGATTACATAATGATTACGAGTTTGATAGGCATAGCTCAGGAATTTTCTCTTTGAAGTTGTTTTGATTTGTTCAAGGGCTTGGAAAACAGAAGAACACatctttttttccattttcttctaCCTTTGTCAGTGATGGCTGTTGATAATTGATACAACCAACAGGTCTTCAATTCTTTCCCCTTCCTTTTCATTCCCCTCCTCTTTGCAACCTTTCTTCATAGTTCTTtagttagggtttagttttattAAAATTGTAAGGTTTTCCATTTGACATTTACTGCTGTAAGTAGCTATGGATATTGTTGGATCTTGTAATATTGGAGTGCCATGATTCTCCAATAGCTGGCGTGACAGCTAAATCAATATCAGTATCTTGCTGAAAAACCAAGCATTGCGAAGAGGGTGTGTTTGGTATTGTGAAATGGGCTCATGTTGGGCTTCAAAGTGTAAACGCCATCCATGTGTTTAAAAATTGTTATTATTTGTGTTGACCctctttccattatttttttttttacatgtgcTACACCCTTTTTTATCATGAATAAGAAGATATATGACAAGATGATACTTGCCACTTTGCACAACCATCCTTTTTTAACGAAACTTACTACATGTTTCGTGTAAAGAAATGGAATGAAATCAAATTAAATTgagtgttattttttttttttttgatttacaTAGGAAtttcagccaccaacgagccctttggATCccttggtgcggcaccaaacctacggatcaacatCCTCTGCCTCCAGGTCTCACTGATTAAGGTAAAATCTGGATGTGGACACGATTTTTGTGCATTAGTTGGACGTTTGACCAACTTGACTTccgagacacatctccattaccatttaTGGTCCCCATTGACTTACAGAAAACTCTTACCATCTACGGTTCCCACTAACTCATAGggcgaactctcaccattcacggtTTCCGCTGGCTCATaggtaaactctcaccatccataggtacCATTGGCTTCGTGAGTATATCTACCGGGAATTGAActcccgatactccttcttacttgctAATGTCTTTCCACCGCGTCATGCCGTGGGGATTGGAGTGTCATTTTATTGCACCAAGGCAAAAGAGGATAAaataaactgtattttgaaactTTATTTGATTACTTGATGATAGGGTGATAGAGAGGGTATAAGTGTCCTAATAATCAAATATGCAAAAAATTCATtatatttttgaaactttaatttaaattttttctttttgctaAACCACATAAAAGACCTGTGTCATTTAATATTGAAAAGaatacaagaaattacaaaatagaTAATATCAGCTCAAATGAAATTGTTATTGTGTATGTGTTTTTTGGAGGGGGGTGATTAATCTCTAGTCGCAACATTcttataaaacaaataacaaaataagaaaaagatggtaaaaatatttatgaaaaaaaaaggtCACAAGGAATGGTGATGATGTTGGTTTCTAAGGCATGTGTCAAGCATCTAGAgtgaaattaagaaaatattaagggCATTTTTGTTCTAGAAAATAAtttgtatttactattttattttttaaataaataattataaaaattaaatttattttgttgttttcaacatttttcttcaaaattataaaataataaaattttttagcACTATTCactttttaaataattacaaaaagatgaccttattttcttttttttttttaaaaaaaattgtataggAAAATTGCATAgtattcatttattattttttaaaattctgataatttttcaaaaattagaaaataagattcAATTTGCAATTATTTGATGAtctagaaattaaaaaaaatttattttctgcgAATCAAataaattctttattttctactttttaaaaaatgatcattttaaattgaaaaataaattaatatttttataattatttaaaagcaatgaatataaaatattcCACAACTAAATGCCCTAAGTATTCTTACCTTATGTTTGGATAGATCTTGGATTTTGAATTATCTTGAATTTGGATTAAATGTAacatataattatattaaaatttgtccaaattcacccaaattcaaatttaaggttcGAAATTCATACTTTCAAACACAACATTAATGTGTTAATTAACATATTTATTGATCTTAAACTAAAAATAGTTAAGTATTTGATGTGTCAAACACTAAATAATACTTATACTATGCTTGAggatataaatttaaatttaaaatttgcatacaacaataacaacaaaaccaaactttagtcccactaggtgaggtcggttatatgaatcattttccgctaatttatgtgatcatagactatttcttttgatagatttaaggatattaaatatttattcattatctcctcccaagttattttaaatctatctctattttttcttttgtccctcacagtaattaagtcactcttaCTTACAGATGCATTATGtgacctatgttgcaagtgtccataccattagAGTAGTCCCTTCTATCTTGTCTTCTATAatagctacacctaacttaccatgaatatgtttatttcttcatttatctttcaaagttatatcactAATCCATTTAAAACATTCATATCTTgacaattttaaataaaaaatattataaaattacttTAAATTTCTTTAATAGATTTAAATTCAAACTCTGAAATGTACAAGAAtttgaattttgtattttaattttaaatttaaatttaaatttaaataaatttaactaaaatataaatataaaattattttaaattttatataaatttaaacaagTCTAAATTTTAGACCAAAATAATTTCATGCATTAAAATGTTCACTAGTACATTATATTagcatattaaaatttttttaaataacatagAAATTTTAGCTATCAACTAGCCTTCGGATCTACTGATACGACATCAAATCTTCGGTCAACATCCTCAGGTTACACTAATTAGagtttttcccgttttattattaaaaataaataaaatatcaaaaaatacTTTAActgggaaaaattttcccaaagtaatgctcacgtaatctcgcagcttgatgctgcgagatttaaagtgaTAGGCCACTAGAAAGACGACGTGTGGCAAGGAGAGAaccaaatctcgcagctccaagctgcgagatttaaagggaATAGCCAATGGGAAGTTGACACGTGACGCAGGGGAGAAAATCTCGCAACTCCAAGCTGCAAGATTTAAACAGAGAAGCCTCCCGATGATTGAGTTGCAGGGAACTTAACTGGATGCTGCCGGAGGTGGGAGAAGGCTGGAATGCGA
This window of the Malania oleifera isolate guangnan ecotype guangnan chromosome 6, ASM2987363v1, whole genome shotgun sequence genome carries:
- the LOC131157221 gene encoding zinc finger CCCH domain-containing protein 39 — translated: MSFPDPPPPFFPLPFAGGEGVGFWPQFPMNNEQNHSHSQFDYPSPHKRPKNSDDNAANSMTYPPVNPRTHLSNPPVNKGTTNIFFKTRMCSKFIIGTCRNGENCKFAHGDEDMRKPPDNWQELVSGRSEDRGTGNWDDDQRIIHRMKLCKKFYNGEECPYGDRCNFLHEDPSKFRNDAGRFRESSAISIGTTGPPVVTECGSDQPEVNKPVTGGLDAFRVNTKPVYWKTKLCTKFETTGQCPFGEKCHFAHGQAELQMSGGRAQGETGSASSISAKPIPLPIIDISPANTGTEVFIKEEEQGKKCFAKFKGPKKINRIYADWLDDLPLVHSFPSKLET